The window GCGGTTATACATCAGTAAGCATTTTGGTGATGTTAACATAGTTAGTGTTGGTTAGTGTGCAGTTGCCAGTCTTGATGTTCTCCTCTCGGAAGTCCTCGTTGCTGTTGTTAACAGCCTCTTGAATCTCCATGTAGTCAGACTTGCTCATGGTTGACCCGCTGCGGCTCTTTTTCAGGTCCTCTGACGAATCTATCTTGGGGACGCTGGTCACGTTAAGGTACTGGGCCTGTTCCTCGCCTTCTGTCTCTCGATGGTAGAAGTAGTTGAAGTTTGAGACTATGACAGGCACAGGCAAGGCAATGGTCAGCACACCAGCGATAGCGCACAGGGATCCCACAATTTTGCCTCCGATGGTAGTTGGAACCATGTCGCCATACCCTACTGTTGTCATTGAAACCACCGCCCACCAGAAGGCATCAGGGATGCTTACAAACTGTGAGTCAGGCTCATCCGCTTCTGCGAAGTAGACGGCACTCGAAAAGAGGATGACTCCAATGAAGAGAAAGAAGATAAGCAGCCCGAGCTCCCTCATGCTGGCCTTGAGCGTTTGGCCGAGAATCTGCAGCCCTTTTGAGTGCCGAGAAAGTTTGAAGATCCTAAAGACTCGTACTAATCTGATGACCCTCAAAATGGCAAGTGACATGGCTTGCTGCCCTTGCTGACCATCCTCTGGCTTCTCTGCTAGCTCCGTGCCCAAGGTGATAAAGTAAGGTATTATAGCCACAATATCAATGATGTTCATTATATTGACAAAGAAGCCTGCTTTGCTGGGACACGCAAAGAACCGCACCAGGAACTCAAAGGAGAACCATATGATGCAAAGGGTCTCCAAGATGAAGAAAGGGTCAGTAAAGTAGGTGGAGGTATAGCTAATTGTTGAGTTGGAGTTGGTCGCGTACGTTTTGTGCATCTCCATTTCCTCATTGCGAAAAATCGGAAGTGTCTCCAGGCAAAAACTGACTATAGATATGAGAATGACCATGACTGAAATGATGGCAATAATCCGGGCAGGCCCTGAACTCTCAGGATACTCAAAGAGCAGCCATACCTGCCTCTGAAACTCATTTTCTGGCAGAGTTTCTCCTCTTCCTTAATAAATCCTTCATCTTCCCTGAACATCTCAATGGCTTCTTCCCCAAGCTCATAAAAACGTATCTCCTCAGAAAAAATATCCAATGTCACATTGACAGGCCTTCGCAGCCTGCCGCCTGATTGGTAGTAATAGAGAATGGCATCAAAACTTGGGCGGTTCCTGTCAAAAAAGTACTCGTTCCTCAAAGGGTCAAAATAGCGCATTCTCTTTTTGGGGTCCCCAAGCAATGTCTCTGGGAACTGAGACAGAGTTTTGAGCTGCGTCTCAAAGCGCAGGCCAGAGATGTTAATGACCACCCTTTCGCAGCACTCATGGTCTGGTTCCGGGTCGTACGTGTCATGTGGCTGACCCGGGTGAGCTGCGGCTTCATCAACTGGGTCGCCCGTGGCAACAGTCATGCTGTGAATGAATGAAACCTGCAGTTTGTGGTCAGGATGCGACGGTGTTGCCTCTAAAAGTTTGTGGGAAAATTGGGGCTTCTTTTCACTCGTTAACACCTCCCTCTTGCATTAGAACCCAGGAAACACTGAAAGAAATTTAAAGCAGAGAAAAGATTACTTAGCCCAAACAAGCAAAACATGCTCACTGCAAGAATGCACTGTGCTTACttaatatgtatttattctGATCATTATTTGGATACCTCATTTTTCCTAAGACAATGCAGAAAGtacttatttgtttttgaaCTAAATTAGCAAGTTACTCAAACACCATCAAATCTGAAATGAAAGTGAAGAGATATCAAAGCACCGCACAAGAACACAAAGCATGACTGCTAAGGAAATACACATAAAGTATGGCTCTAGAAAACCAGGCCATCTAAAAACATCTATCAATCATATGGAGAAGTCCGCCTGACCACTTTACACATTGTATTTGCTTTTATCTGCCAAGTAGATCAATACTTGCCATGGAAAGACTGTATCATTCCTCTTAGGATTCAATTATGCACTGTAAATCTAATAACAGCCTGAGTGCACTTAAATCATAATTGGATATTCCAAAACCTCCCCAAATGCATTTCGCCAAGACAGCAAGACTGCTTGAGGTAAAAAAGTAGAAGATACGCAACACTGTCTACCTTTGTTCAATAGGTAAATATAATGTTAAGACTTAAAAAACACACAATACCAACCATCAACCATATGACCATATTTACATGCACACCATTTTCtgattatatactttttaagcCTATAGTCTGAAAAAGGCATTTACATGCTTCACTGCCATTGATTGCAGTATTCCTGTATGAGCAAATAATCattcaaaaatcaatcaataaataagaCATATAAAATATGCTTTTACTGCTATTGTTTTCCAAGAAATACTATTGATGCAatttattgcaatttattaCAAAATGTTTTAGTAATTCTAGACTGTTTGATGAATTAGGAAGATTACTTACATTGCCCAAAAAAGTTTTCTTGACTTTTTATATATTGTCATTTACAATTGCTTAGAATTACATATGCAGGCATAAATGAATGTTCACTTATAGACATACTCCAGATGTATAATAGAAAACAGTCTATTGGTTATGTGGTTAATATCAGGTTAATGTGTGCACATGATGCGTacataatgtaaatattaaCCAATTATGACCAGAATTGGAATATTCTTGTGCGTTTAACCATACACCATGTCCCTTTTGCTTAAACCAGCCTCATACAGTTTGCTAGTCTAAGCTGTTTTAAGCTGGTTTAGCAGGCTGGTTTTTCAGTCTAAGCAGCTGACTCAAATAGGCTGATTAATCAAATAGGCTGACTTGACCAGGCTAGGAGACTAAAGACCAGCAATccagcttaggctggtttaagagtgtaaatttaaaacataattcattgcattcattttttgtgtgtgtgactaattaaatatattcatatagctTCAGTgttattccaaaaaaaaaaaaaaacacttgaagTCAGCTCCAGATCCACAGACAGTCTATAGGCTATAACTGCAATAAGCAAACGGGAGGTTACGCAAGCTTACCTGCAAGCATCAAGAGTCCCCAAAGCGCCATAGAAATCATTTGTTAAATGattatgtttacatgacaccagCAAAACTAATAAAACGTCTCGTTGCCAGGGTCAGTGGTGTCTTTCAGCAGCCATTCATTACAGGTACTGCAATGATCCTGGTCTTCCTCCCGCCCGCTGCGCCAGATCTGCTGCGCTGAACTTGAATATATCCACCCGTGCACGCCTTCAGGACAAACGGGAAACATACAGAAGCAGCAGCGCGTCTCAAAGAAATGAACGGAGGCAAAGCGAAGGGGACTCCCTCAAGGTGTTATTGGTAAAGAGCTTCCCATTGAAACGGTCCAAAGATGCTAAGGTCAGCAAAATCTGACGCCCCCTGTGTCCTCACAGTGTTGTCTCGACTCAATTCAGAGATCTGCAAAGAAACAGGGGAGCTGTTTGCGTTGGGCGTCGCCTCAAACATGCTCACATTACACACGATAGTAACATTTAACACAAGAGACTGAGGAGAATTGCCTGAATACGTGTGGCCACTCGAGTTTGATGGCCAAAATGATGCTCTGAGGAGTGGCAACATCTTGTTGTTGAGCAAACGTGCTCATCTTAAGGGCAAAAATCCATCGAGCATCACGTTTCAGATGTTCTCCGTCATAATTTGGctgtttgtttgggtttttttttccccgTTGCGCAAAGACAGCGTCCCTTTTTAAGGTGTTATCCAATTGCCCCAA of the Megalobrama amblycephala isolate DHTTF-2021 linkage group LG24, ASM1881202v1, whole genome shotgun sequence genome contains:
- the kcna2b gene encoding LOW QUALITY PROTEIN: potassium voltage-gated channel subfamily A member 2b (The sequence of the model RefSeq protein was modified relative to this genomic sequence to represent the inferred CDS: inserted 1 base in 1 codon), producing the protein MTVATGDPVDEAAAHPGQPHDTYDPEPDHECCERVVINISGLRFETQLKTLSQFPETLLGDPKKRMRYFDPLRNEYFFDRNRPSFDAILYYYQSGGRLRRPVNVTLDIFSEEIRFYELGEEAIEMFREDEGFIKEEEKXLPENEFQRQVWLLFEYPESSGPARIIAIISVMVILISIVSFCLETLPIFRNEEMEMHKTYATNSNSTISYTSTYFTDPFFILETLCIIWFSFEFLVRFFACPSKAGFFVNIMNIIDIVAIIPYFITLGTELAEKPEDGQQGQQAMSLAILRVIRLVRVFRIFKLSRHSKGLQILGQTLKASMRELGLLIFFLFIGVILFSSAVYFAEADEPDSQFVSIPDAFWWAVVSMTTVGYGDMVPTTIGGKIVGSLCAIAGVLTIALPVPVIVSNFNYFYHRETEGEEQAQYLNVTSVPKIDSSEDLKKSRSGSTMSKSDYMEIQEAVNNSNEDFREENIKTGNCTLTNTNYVNITKMLTDV